A single Ziziphus jujuba cultivar Dongzao chromosome 11, ASM3175591v1 DNA region contains:
- the LOC107431803 gene encoding transcription factor MYB3R-1 isoform X2, with product MVGTKLMTRLRRSNIKRPGVVAAAPNTETNACQKMRPFHGRISGPTRRSTTGKWTAEEDERLRIAVHHFKGKNWKKIAEFFKDRTDVQCLHRWQKVLNPELIKGPWSKEEDEVIVALVNKYGAKKWSIIAEALPGRIGKQCRERWHNHLNPAINKEPWTQEEELTLIRAHQTYGNKWAELTKFLPGRTDNAIKNHWNSSVKKKVDTYLASGLLAQFQGLPEVRNQNSSSMGMRQGHADELIEENIIECSQRSNAVNCTKFDHVTENTAINATEDFRTEESDSGVGCNLEQHSAYEDVSPAIDDTQFSSHELSGLRFLDSLEESSVQFGTSGFFPTENENYDSGSSLLQTSEGYRTSTTTEDMLVDSVKMEHLMISESNCCKIIFSEAMKPEGNAAKKPIYMPLNGGKSSLPGQSDIHSSSSARTLPLKSPVRPKNVSGHTLELEVIPNLKDDFIYVDSPNGDSDKTGHHLKNGPKLVPVDIFSSSNPDSRATILSGCSDKRDSELNEANVPLNLAVADNTDSMQTLTLTDDSSTMQNKEKDLGTLSYEPLRFPLLDIPFLNCDLMKTGSEMQQTYSPLGIRQFMLSSTNFSSPCSLLDSPIVDGTPEAILKHAAKRFSSTASIMKKQSDEILSPAEKTKGEMKFENDTNKLSYGDSMQDVVNMDCSFEGGKETVENLDGRISDKDDEAKHTGVLTEHNIGKDAHETNSTLINAVLSPRSQHRKLERSDLGGSLDSVSENDERQTVPVTSLECAESSNPSKSTLETAENDADNQSINMFGETPGIKRDIKSPSTWKSPVFVNTFLHGNVDTIMTFEDIEYFLSPGTRSYDAIGLMKQMTEQTAATITNAREVFAGDFVESAPKTIFSLDQNSTDKNNYIHHNEQENMPPNLLKEWRVLDFSECVTPTKEMESKRLAVAPTISSPSYLMKSCR from the exons ATGGTAG GAACAAAACTAATGACAAGGTTGAGGAGAAGTAATATCAAGAGACCTGGAGTTGTGGCAGCGGCTCCTAACACAGAAACCAATGCTTGTCAGAAAATGAGACCTTTCCATGG GAGGATCAGCGGCCCCACTAGACGCTCAACTACTGGAAAGTGGACGGCTGAAGAG GATGAACGATTGCGGATAGCAGTTCAtcattttaaaggaaaaaactGGAAAAAGATAG CTGAATTTTTCAAAGACAGAACAGACGTTCAATGCCTACACAGGTGGCAGAAGGTTTTAAATCCTGAACTCATTAAAGGTCCTTGGTCTAAAGAG GAGGATGAAGTAATAGTTGCTTTAGTAAATAAATATGGAGCAAAGAAGTGGTCAATTATTGCAGAAGCATTACCTGGACGTATTGGCAAGCAATGTCGAGAAAG GTGGCATAATCATCTTAATCCAGCCATAAACAAGGAGCCATGGACACAGGAAGAGGAGCTGACTCTAATTCGTGCCCATCAAACTTATGGGAACAAGTGGGCCGAGTTAACAAAATTTTTGCCTGGAAG GACagacaatgcaataaaaaatcaCTGGAACAGCTCAGTGAAAAAGAAGGTAGACACTTATCTGGCATCAGGTTTGCTTGCTCAATTTCAAGGCCTGCCTGAGGTGAGAAACCAAAATTCATCCTCTATGGGAATGCGGCAGGGTCATGCTGATGAGCTTATAGAAGAAAACATTATAGAATGTAGTCAAAGATCAAATGCTGTCAACTGTACAAAATTCGATCACGTAACAGAAAATACTGCTATAAATGCAACAGAGGATTTTAGGACTGAGGAATCCGATAGCGGAGTGGGTTGTAACCTTGAGCAACATTCAGCATATGAAGATGTCTCTCCTGCTATCGATGATACACAGTTTAGTTCGCATGAATTATCTGGCTTGCGCTTTCTGGATTCTTTAGAGGAATCATCAGTGCAGTTTGGAACTTCTGGATTCTTCCCGACTGAGAATGAAAACTATGACAGTGGATCTTCTCTGCTACAGACCTCTGAGGGGTACAGGACTTCTACTACAACAGAAGATATGCTTGTTGATTCTGTTAAAATGGAGCATCTAATGATATCTGAGAGTAATTGTTGCAAGATCATATTCTCAGAGGCAATGAAACCTGAAGGAAATGCAGcaaaaaaaccaatatatatgcCCTTGAATGGTGGCAAGAGTTCCTTACCTGGTCAATCTGATATCCATAGCAGTTCATCTGCCAGAACTTTACCATTAAAGTCACCTGTCCGTCCTAAGAATGTCTCAGGCCACACTCTGGAGCTGGAGGTCATTCCAAATCTGAAAGATGACTTTATCTATGTTGACTCTCCGAATGGTGATTCAGATAAAACAGGCCACCATTTGAAGAATGGTCCAAAACTCGTCCCCGTGGATATATTTAGTTCTTCAAATCCAGATTCTAGGGCAACCATTTTGTCTGGGTGTAGTGACAAAAGAGATTCAGAGTTGAATGAGGCCAATGTTCCATTGAATCTGGCTGTAGCAGATAACACAGATTCTATGCAAACTCTTACCTTGACGGATGACAGTTCCACCatgcaaaacaaagaaaaggatTTGGGCACTCTGTCATATGAACCTCTCCGTTTTCCATTGTTAGATATCCCATTTTTAAATTGTGACCTCATGAAAACAGGTAGTGAAATGCAGCAAACCTATAGCCCCCTTGGGATTCGTCAATTCATGTTGTCTTCGACAAACTTTTCCTCACCATGCAGCTTATTGGATTCTCCCATTGTGGATGGTACTCCTGAAGCTATATTAAAGCATGCTGCTAAGAGATTCAGCTCTACAGCATCCATCATGAAAAAGCAATCAGATGAAATTTTATCACCAGCTGAAAAGACAAAGGGAgaaatgaaatttgaaaatgacaCAAAT AAACTGAGCTACGGGGATTCCATGCAAGACGTAGTTAATATGGACTGTTCTTTTGAAGGGGGGAAAGAGACTGTTGAAAATTTAGATGGCAGAATATCAGATAAAGATGATGAGGCCAAG CATACAGGAGTACTTACCGAACATAACATAGGCAAAGATGCACATGAAACAAATAGCACATTGATCAATGCAGTTTTAAGTCCAAGAAGTCAGCATAGAAAGTTGGAAAGATCAGATTTGGGAGGCTCTTTAGATTCGGTATCTGAGAATGATGAGAGACAAACAGTTCCTGTTACATCTTTAGAATGTGCAGAGTCATCAAATCCTTCAAAAAGTACTTTGGAAACTGCTGAAAATGACGCTGATAATCAAAGCATTAACAT GTTTGGTGAAACCCCAGGTATAAAAAGAGATATTAAATCTCCATCAACGTGGAAGTCTCCTGTCTTCGTGAATACATTTCTCCATGGAAACGTTGACACAATAATGACATTTGAG GACATCGAAtacttcttgagtcctgggacaAGAAGCTATGATGCCATTGGGTTGATGAAGCAGATGACAGAGCAAACAGCAGCTACAATCACCAATGCCAGGGAAGTTTTCGCAGGTGATTTTGTTGAATCGGCTCCAAAGACAATATTCTCCCTCGATCAAAATTCAACCGACAAGAACAACTATATTCATCATAACGAGCAGGAGAATATGCCTCCGAACTTATTG AAGGAGTGGCGAGTTCTTGATTTCAGTGAATGCGTGACACCAACCAAGGAAATGGAGAGCAAAAGGTTAGCTGTGGCACCAACCATTTCAAGTCCCTCATATTTGATGAAGAGTTGCAGATAG
- the LOC107431803 gene encoding transcription factor MYB3R-1 isoform X3: MVGTKLMTRLRRSNIKRPGVVAAAPNTETNACQKMRPFHGGPTRRSTTGKWTAEEDERLRIAVHHFKGKNWKKIAEFFKDRTDVQCLHRWQKVLNPELIKGPWSKEEDEVIVALVNKYGAKKWSIIAEALPGRIGKQCRERWHNHLNPAINKEPWTQEEELTLIRAHQTYGNKWAELTKFLPGRTDNAIKNHWNSSVKKKVDTYLASGLLAQFQGLPEVRNQNSSSMGMRQGHADELIEENIIECSQRSNAVNCTKFDHVTENTAINATEDFRTEESDSGVGCNLEQHSAYEDVSPAIDDTQFSSHELSGLRFLDSLEESSVQFGTSGFFPTENENYDSGSSLLQTSEGYRTSTTTEDMLVDSVKMEHLMISESNCCKIIFSEAMKPEGNAAKKPIYMPLNGGKSSLPGQSDIHSSSSARTLPLKSPVRPKNVSGHTLELEVIPNLKDDFIYVDSPNGDSDKTGHHLKNGPKLVPVDIFSSSNPDSRATILSGCSDKRDSELNEANVPLNLAVADNTDSMQTLTLTDDSSTMQNKEKDLGTLSYEPLRFPLLDIPFLNCDLMKTGSEMQQTYSPLGIRQFMLSSTNFSSPCSLLDSPIVDGTPEAILKHAAKRFSSTASIMKKQSDEILSPAEKTKGEMKFENDTNKLSYGDSMQDVVNMDCSFEGGKETVENLDGRISDKDDEAKHTGVLTEHNIGKDAHETNSTLINAVLSPRSQHRKLERSDLGGSLDSVSENDERQTVPVTSLECAESSNPSKSTLETAENDADNQSINMFGETPGIKRDIKSPSTWKSPVFVNTFLHGNVDTIMTFEDIEYFLSPGTRSYDAIGLMKQMTEQTAATITNAREVFAGDFVESAPKTIFSLDQNSTDKNNYIHHNEQENMPPNLLFQKEWRVLDFSECVTPTKEMESKRLAVAPTISSPSYLMKSCR, translated from the exons ATGGTAG GAACAAAACTAATGACAAGGTTGAGGAGAAGTAATATCAAGAGACCTGGAGTTGTGGCAGCGGCTCCTAACACAGAAACCAATGCTTGTCAGAAAATGAGACCTTTCCATGG CGGCCCCACTAGACGCTCAACTACTGGAAAGTGGACGGCTGAAGAG GATGAACGATTGCGGATAGCAGTTCAtcattttaaaggaaaaaactGGAAAAAGATAG CTGAATTTTTCAAAGACAGAACAGACGTTCAATGCCTACACAGGTGGCAGAAGGTTTTAAATCCTGAACTCATTAAAGGTCCTTGGTCTAAAGAG GAGGATGAAGTAATAGTTGCTTTAGTAAATAAATATGGAGCAAAGAAGTGGTCAATTATTGCAGAAGCATTACCTGGACGTATTGGCAAGCAATGTCGAGAAAG GTGGCATAATCATCTTAATCCAGCCATAAACAAGGAGCCATGGACACAGGAAGAGGAGCTGACTCTAATTCGTGCCCATCAAACTTATGGGAACAAGTGGGCCGAGTTAACAAAATTTTTGCCTGGAAG GACagacaatgcaataaaaaatcaCTGGAACAGCTCAGTGAAAAAGAAGGTAGACACTTATCTGGCATCAGGTTTGCTTGCTCAATTTCAAGGCCTGCCTGAGGTGAGAAACCAAAATTCATCCTCTATGGGAATGCGGCAGGGTCATGCTGATGAGCTTATAGAAGAAAACATTATAGAATGTAGTCAAAGATCAAATGCTGTCAACTGTACAAAATTCGATCACGTAACAGAAAATACTGCTATAAATGCAACAGAGGATTTTAGGACTGAGGAATCCGATAGCGGAGTGGGTTGTAACCTTGAGCAACATTCAGCATATGAAGATGTCTCTCCTGCTATCGATGATACACAGTTTAGTTCGCATGAATTATCTGGCTTGCGCTTTCTGGATTCTTTAGAGGAATCATCAGTGCAGTTTGGAACTTCTGGATTCTTCCCGACTGAGAATGAAAACTATGACAGTGGATCTTCTCTGCTACAGACCTCTGAGGGGTACAGGACTTCTACTACAACAGAAGATATGCTTGTTGATTCTGTTAAAATGGAGCATCTAATGATATCTGAGAGTAATTGTTGCAAGATCATATTCTCAGAGGCAATGAAACCTGAAGGAAATGCAGcaaaaaaaccaatatatatgcCCTTGAATGGTGGCAAGAGTTCCTTACCTGGTCAATCTGATATCCATAGCAGTTCATCTGCCAGAACTTTACCATTAAAGTCACCTGTCCGTCCTAAGAATGTCTCAGGCCACACTCTGGAGCTGGAGGTCATTCCAAATCTGAAAGATGACTTTATCTATGTTGACTCTCCGAATGGTGATTCAGATAAAACAGGCCACCATTTGAAGAATGGTCCAAAACTCGTCCCCGTGGATATATTTAGTTCTTCAAATCCAGATTCTAGGGCAACCATTTTGTCTGGGTGTAGTGACAAAAGAGATTCAGAGTTGAATGAGGCCAATGTTCCATTGAATCTGGCTGTAGCAGATAACACAGATTCTATGCAAACTCTTACCTTGACGGATGACAGTTCCACCatgcaaaacaaagaaaaggatTTGGGCACTCTGTCATATGAACCTCTCCGTTTTCCATTGTTAGATATCCCATTTTTAAATTGTGACCTCATGAAAACAGGTAGTGAAATGCAGCAAACCTATAGCCCCCTTGGGATTCGTCAATTCATGTTGTCTTCGACAAACTTTTCCTCACCATGCAGCTTATTGGATTCTCCCATTGTGGATGGTACTCCTGAAGCTATATTAAAGCATGCTGCTAAGAGATTCAGCTCTACAGCATCCATCATGAAAAAGCAATCAGATGAAATTTTATCACCAGCTGAAAAGACAAAGGGAgaaatgaaatttgaaaatgacaCAAAT AAACTGAGCTACGGGGATTCCATGCAAGACGTAGTTAATATGGACTGTTCTTTTGAAGGGGGGAAAGAGACTGTTGAAAATTTAGATGGCAGAATATCAGATAAAGATGATGAGGCCAAG CATACAGGAGTACTTACCGAACATAACATAGGCAAAGATGCACATGAAACAAATAGCACATTGATCAATGCAGTTTTAAGTCCAAGAAGTCAGCATAGAAAGTTGGAAAGATCAGATTTGGGAGGCTCTTTAGATTCGGTATCTGAGAATGATGAGAGACAAACAGTTCCTGTTACATCTTTAGAATGTGCAGAGTCATCAAATCCTTCAAAAAGTACTTTGGAAACTGCTGAAAATGACGCTGATAATCAAAGCATTAACAT GTTTGGTGAAACCCCAGGTATAAAAAGAGATATTAAATCTCCATCAACGTGGAAGTCTCCTGTCTTCGTGAATACATTTCTCCATGGAAACGTTGACACAATAATGACATTTGAG GACATCGAAtacttcttgagtcctgggacaAGAAGCTATGATGCCATTGGGTTGATGAAGCAGATGACAGAGCAAACAGCAGCTACAATCACCAATGCCAGGGAAGTTTTCGCAGGTGATTTTGTTGAATCGGCTCCAAAGACAATATTCTCCCTCGATCAAAATTCAACCGACAAGAACAACTATATTCATCATAACGAGCAGGAGAATATGCCTCCGAACTTATTG TTTCAGAAGGAGTGGCGAGTTCTTGATTTCAGTGAATGCGTGACACCAACCAAGGAAATGGAGAGCAAAAGGTTAGCTGTGGCACCAACCATTTCAAGTCCCTCATATTTGATGAAGAGTTGCAGATAG
- the LOC107431803 gene encoding transcription factor MYB3R-1 isoform X1 yields MVGTKLMTRLRRSNIKRPGVVAAAPNTETNACQKMRPFHGRISGPTRRSTTGKWTAEEDERLRIAVHHFKGKNWKKIAEFFKDRTDVQCLHRWQKVLNPELIKGPWSKEEDEVIVALVNKYGAKKWSIIAEALPGRIGKQCRERWHNHLNPAINKEPWTQEEELTLIRAHQTYGNKWAELTKFLPGRTDNAIKNHWNSSVKKKVDTYLASGLLAQFQGLPEVRNQNSSSMGMRQGHADELIEENIIECSQRSNAVNCTKFDHVTENTAINATEDFRTEESDSGVGCNLEQHSAYEDVSPAIDDTQFSSHELSGLRFLDSLEESSVQFGTSGFFPTENENYDSGSSLLQTSEGYRTSTTTEDMLVDSVKMEHLMISESNCCKIIFSEAMKPEGNAAKKPIYMPLNGGKSSLPGQSDIHSSSSARTLPLKSPVRPKNVSGHTLELEVIPNLKDDFIYVDSPNGDSDKTGHHLKNGPKLVPVDIFSSSNPDSRATILSGCSDKRDSELNEANVPLNLAVADNTDSMQTLTLTDDSSTMQNKEKDLGTLSYEPLRFPLLDIPFLNCDLMKTGSEMQQTYSPLGIRQFMLSSTNFSSPCSLLDSPIVDGTPEAILKHAAKRFSSTASIMKKQSDEILSPAEKTKGEMKFENDTNKLSYGDSMQDVVNMDCSFEGGKETVENLDGRISDKDDEAKHTGVLTEHNIGKDAHETNSTLINAVLSPRSQHRKLERSDLGGSLDSVSENDERQTVPVTSLECAESSNPSKSTLETAENDADNQSINMFGETPGIKRDIKSPSTWKSPVFVNTFLHGNVDTIMTFEDIEYFLSPGTRSYDAIGLMKQMTEQTAATITNAREVFAGDFVESAPKTIFSLDQNSTDKNNYIHHNEQENMPPNLLFQKEWRVLDFSECVTPTKEMESKRLAVAPTISSPSYLMKSCR; encoded by the exons ATGGTAG GAACAAAACTAATGACAAGGTTGAGGAGAAGTAATATCAAGAGACCTGGAGTTGTGGCAGCGGCTCCTAACACAGAAACCAATGCTTGTCAGAAAATGAGACCTTTCCATGG GAGGATCAGCGGCCCCACTAGACGCTCAACTACTGGAAAGTGGACGGCTGAAGAG GATGAACGATTGCGGATAGCAGTTCAtcattttaaaggaaaaaactGGAAAAAGATAG CTGAATTTTTCAAAGACAGAACAGACGTTCAATGCCTACACAGGTGGCAGAAGGTTTTAAATCCTGAACTCATTAAAGGTCCTTGGTCTAAAGAG GAGGATGAAGTAATAGTTGCTTTAGTAAATAAATATGGAGCAAAGAAGTGGTCAATTATTGCAGAAGCATTACCTGGACGTATTGGCAAGCAATGTCGAGAAAG GTGGCATAATCATCTTAATCCAGCCATAAACAAGGAGCCATGGACACAGGAAGAGGAGCTGACTCTAATTCGTGCCCATCAAACTTATGGGAACAAGTGGGCCGAGTTAACAAAATTTTTGCCTGGAAG GACagacaatgcaataaaaaatcaCTGGAACAGCTCAGTGAAAAAGAAGGTAGACACTTATCTGGCATCAGGTTTGCTTGCTCAATTTCAAGGCCTGCCTGAGGTGAGAAACCAAAATTCATCCTCTATGGGAATGCGGCAGGGTCATGCTGATGAGCTTATAGAAGAAAACATTATAGAATGTAGTCAAAGATCAAATGCTGTCAACTGTACAAAATTCGATCACGTAACAGAAAATACTGCTATAAATGCAACAGAGGATTTTAGGACTGAGGAATCCGATAGCGGAGTGGGTTGTAACCTTGAGCAACATTCAGCATATGAAGATGTCTCTCCTGCTATCGATGATACACAGTTTAGTTCGCATGAATTATCTGGCTTGCGCTTTCTGGATTCTTTAGAGGAATCATCAGTGCAGTTTGGAACTTCTGGATTCTTCCCGACTGAGAATGAAAACTATGACAGTGGATCTTCTCTGCTACAGACCTCTGAGGGGTACAGGACTTCTACTACAACAGAAGATATGCTTGTTGATTCTGTTAAAATGGAGCATCTAATGATATCTGAGAGTAATTGTTGCAAGATCATATTCTCAGAGGCAATGAAACCTGAAGGAAATGCAGcaaaaaaaccaatatatatgcCCTTGAATGGTGGCAAGAGTTCCTTACCTGGTCAATCTGATATCCATAGCAGTTCATCTGCCAGAACTTTACCATTAAAGTCACCTGTCCGTCCTAAGAATGTCTCAGGCCACACTCTGGAGCTGGAGGTCATTCCAAATCTGAAAGATGACTTTATCTATGTTGACTCTCCGAATGGTGATTCAGATAAAACAGGCCACCATTTGAAGAATGGTCCAAAACTCGTCCCCGTGGATATATTTAGTTCTTCAAATCCAGATTCTAGGGCAACCATTTTGTCTGGGTGTAGTGACAAAAGAGATTCAGAGTTGAATGAGGCCAATGTTCCATTGAATCTGGCTGTAGCAGATAACACAGATTCTATGCAAACTCTTACCTTGACGGATGACAGTTCCACCatgcaaaacaaagaaaaggatTTGGGCACTCTGTCATATGAACCTCTCCGTTTTCCATTGTTAGATATCCCATTTTTAAATTGTGACCTCATGAAAACAGGTAGTGAAATGCAGCAAACCTATAGCCCCCTTGGGATTCGTCAATTCATGTTGTCTTCGACAAACTTTTCCTCACCATGCAGCTTATTGGATTCTCCCATTGTGGATGGTACTCCTGAAGCTATATTAAAGCATGCTGCTAAGAGATTCAGCTCTACAGCATCCATCATGAAAAAGCAATCAGATGAAATTTTATCACCAGCTGAAAAGACAAAGGGAgaaatgaaatttgaaaatgacaCAAAT AAACTGAGCTACGGGGATTCCATGCAAGACGTAGTTAATATGGACTGTTCTTTTGAAGGGGGGAAAGAGACTGTTGAAAATTTAGATGGCAGAATATCAGATAAAGATGATGAGGCCAAG CATACAGGAGTACTTACCGAACATAACATAGGCAAAGATGCACATGAAACAAATAGCACATTGATCAATGCAGTTTTAAGTCCAAGAAGTCAGCATAGAAAGTTGGAAAGATCAGATTTGGGAGGCTCTTTAGATTCGGTATCTGAGAATGATGAGAGACAAACAGTTCCTGTTACATCTTTAGAATGTGCAGAGTCATCAAATCCTTCAAAAAGTACTTTGGAAACTGCTGAAAATGACGCTGATAATCAAAGCATTAACAT GTTTGGTGAAACCCCAGGTATAAAAAGAGATATTAAATCTCCATCAACGTGGAAGTCTCCTGTCTTCGTGAATACATTTCTCCATGGAAACGTTGACACAATAATGACATTTGAG GACATCGAAtacttcttgagtcctgggacaAGAAGCTATGATGCCATTGGGTTGATGAAGCAGATGACAGAGCAAACAGCAGCTACAATCACCAATGCCAGGGAAGTTTTCGCAGGTGATTTTGTTGAATCGGCTCCAAAGACAATATTCTCCCTCGATCAAAATTCAACCGACAAGAACAACTATATTCATCATAACGAGCAGGAGAATATGCCTCCGAACTTATTG TTTCAGAAGGAGTGGCGAGTTCTTGATTTCAGTGAATGCGTGACACCAACCAAGGAAATGGAGAGCAAAAGGTTAGCTGTGGCACCAACCATTTCAAGTCCCTCATATTTGATGAAGAGTTGCAGATAG